Within Cercospora beticola chromosome 6, complete sequence, the genomic segment GCACCGAGAGCGGCATTTGCAGTGAGCTTGGGCCGTCGATCATCGTCATGTGCAGCGTTCAGAGGTCGCAGGCATCACCTTTGCTGTTGCACAATCACCTTTGAAGCACTATCACTTCGCAAGCAGCCCACACGTCTCTATCACCCCTTGACCGAATCTTCACCCATTTCTCGCGCGAATTCAGGCCGTTGACAGCTCCTCCGTCATGAACCGACTCTTTGGGGCGAAGAACACAGCCCCCAAACCATCTCTCAACGATGCCATAGGAAAGGTAGGCTGCACTGCGTACTGCTCGCGAAGAATATCCTGACGTGGACCAGGTCGACACACGGATCGAGTCTATCGATGTCAAACTGGCCCGACTGAACGCTGAACTCGGCACCTATCAAAAGCGACTAAGCACGATGCGCGATGGCCCCGGCAAGAACGCGATCAAACAGAAGGCGATCAAGATTCTCCAGCAACGTAAGATGTACGAGTCACAAAAGGATCAGTTGCAACAGCAGAGTTGGAACATGGAACAGGCCGGAATGATGCAGGACAATCTGAAGAATACCATGGCCACGGTGGATGCGATGAAGACAACGCAGAAGGAGCTCAAGAAGCAATATGGCAAGATCAATATTgacaagatcgagaagtTGCAAGACGAGATGGCAGATCTCATGGATATGGGAAATGACATTCAGGAGAGTATCAGCCGGAGCTACGACGTGCCGGAGGATGTGGACGAGGCCGAGCTGGACGCGGAATTAGAGGCTCTCGGGGAAGATGTGGAATTCGGAGAGACGTACGGCGAGAGCGAGATGCCAGGTTTCTTGACCGAGAGTGCACCGCCCACTTTCATCGATGAGGCGCCGGAGCAAAAGGAAAAGCAAGCGGCCACATGAGCTTGATAGAATGCTGGACAAAGACGCGAATCGCGACACTGGCCTCTCACCTTCTGCAACGCGATTCGTTATAGAGGTCGTACCTCTGCCGATCAAATGTCTGGCTGGCATCTGCCGCTGTGCTCCTGCTAGTCGCAAAAGCTCATTGATTCGGGACCCGGACAGACTTTACCTTGAGCTCATCAGAACAACATCTGGCCGAAAAACGATCAGGATTCTGTCGTCATTGCTTGCGGCGTGAGAGACTGCAAGGCCTTGCCTCACTCTTGATCCGCAGCTGGAACTTGAGGCCAAGACGTGGCGCCAAATCATGAATACCAGAAGCTTCTGATATCGTGGCACAGTCTCTGCGCAAGGCTGCCTGCATAGCGGCGTAGGCCCGCCTGAAATATCCGTGGCACCAAATAAAAGTCGGTCGGATATGCCGAGCTGTTTAGCTTACGCCGCCAGTCTCTTTCGCATGCGTATCGGACGGGAAGCGGCAGCTTCTTTGCACACGTGTCAGACAGATCATGTAGATCAAGTTGTGCATTAGAGGCAAGGGTGGACCTGCTTGGGAGCACTCAAGTCAACATGTACCGCTTGCATGATCGCCCTGACTAGATCGAGCATTCGCACTATCTGAGTTCAAGGTCCTTTCCGCTACCCCATGATGCAAAAGCCTCACGACGGCCTGACATGGTTTTGCGTAAGAATCTCACAGCGCGGCGAGAACAAGCACGAAAAGCACATCATTTGCAGCCACCGAGTTCATAAGCACGGCAGGATCCATCTCAGCCTTATGGCGCACATGCGCATCTATCTTTACATGCGCACATGAGAACTGCATGTGGCGTGTGGGGCAGTGTATTCGCGGATCCTTCTATCGCTAGGAGGAGGTAGtctccgcctccaccaacttcagcttcagcttaCTACGCCTGCTGCGGAAAAACAAACAATAAGCGAATTAGTAGCGCGCCCGCTTTCCTTCCCGCAGGCAGAGGCAGTGTCACCATTCTGACAACCAAAAATGGTCATGGTGGAGCTACAGCACGATCACACCACCTCTTGACGTAGACTTTCTGTTGCAGTCGCAGTATTCGGCTGACACGAGCTCTCTGCTTGGCGATAGCCAGCTGTGCACGCACGAACCCCTCTCTATACCACCTTTTGCGGAAATAGGTCGATGGCTGAAGGCCGAAGGATGCGAAGTCACTATCCTTGTGGGAGCATAGCCTTGCTGGGTATTGGGAGGCACAGAATCAAATGAAAAGTTGACAGTATATAGCAAACGACAATTTCCAAGATCTGAAGACTCCATCAACACATCTATCACAAGCATCCACAACACAGCAACCATTTCCTTACAGTCAAATCTGTCGCTTCTCTCAACTCAAACATCATAGTAATATACAACAAGATGCAGTACGCACTCACCTTCCTCGCCCTTGCGGCTGCCACCACATTCGCTCTCCCTACAGCAAAGCCTGCCGATGATGGCTCTTGGTACCCAGGCAAATATGAAGGCGGCAACACTGGCCTTGACGACGGCAAGTGGGCTCCTGGCAAGTACAAAGGACCTGGCACCGGCTTCGACGACGGCAAATATCACCCATCAAAGCGCAACGATGATGGCAGCTGGTCGCCTGGCAAATATGAAGGCGGTAACActggcttcgatgatggAAAATGGTACCCAGGCAAATACGAAGGTGCGGGAACTGGTTTCGACGACGGAAAATATCACCCAAAGCGAGCCGATGATGGTTCGTGGTATCCTGGCAAGTACGAAGGCGCTGGCACTCCGTATGATGATGGCAAATGGTATCCGGGCAAGTACCCTTCAAAGCGAAACGATGATGGTTCGTGGGCGCCGGGTAAATATGAAGGCGCTGGAACTCCATACGATGACGGAAAATGGTACCCGGGCAAGTACCCCTCCAAGCGTAATGACGACGGCTCCTGGGCACCAGGGAAGTACGAGGGTGAAGGTATTCCATACGACGATGGCAAATGGTACGAAGGAAAATACCCTGCCAAGCGCAACGATGATGGCTCTTGGGCTCCAGGAAAGTACGAAGGTGCAGGAACTCCCTACGACGATGGTAAATGGTACGAGGTCAAGTACCCTTCTAAGCGCAACGACGACGGTTCTTGGGCTCCAGGAAAATATGAGGGAGCTGGTACTGGTTTCGACGATGGCAAGTGGGCGCCAGGAAAACATGAGGGCGCTGGTActggcttcgatgatggGAAGTACCACGGCTAAGTTGTGAGTTTGCGGATGATTTAAAGGCGTCTTCGGTCTGGGTAATCAAAACTGGGATAGATTGGGTCGGTGGGGGATAGCTTCATGACAGTAACGGCAGCCACGACTTGAGAACATGTTTCTTGGGTCGTATAATGAGTACTATGCTGTACAGAATCTAATCTTGTCAATACAAAGTGCAAAGGAGCGAATCATGCTTGATTTTGTGCATTCTGATGCGTGAAATGTGCTGAGTTCAGAGCAGTTCTCCCGAGATTTCTCGCCTCCTCATCATTAACTTCGCTCGCCTTCACTCTGCTCCTCGAATAAAGCTTCTTAACATGAGTCCAGGGAGTCGCAAGGGTTCTTGAGGGCCTCCGGCTTGAGCAGTCTGAACAGATCATATTGCGCGCAGAACTCCCGAGACTTGAAGAACTTTCCATCTACGCTGCCAACACGGAAGTTGAAGTAGAACTCGTCTGGGTTCGGGTCTCCAGAGCCTTGCTGAAGGCCCGCAGCTTCTGGGTTCGAGTACTTGTAGATGACGTCCAGGAAGCGAGTGTTGTCCTTGTTGAGGAAGACGTCGAAGACAGTGTCGCTTGTGGCGTTGTCGGCGCGAGCGCAAGGAACACTCCAGTATCCGTCGCTCTCTTGGTCGAGGTTCTGTCCTTGGCAGATGATATCTTCTGGGTTGGTagcgttgttgttgttggcgtCGTCCCAGCTGTAGACAGAGAGCTTGGTGTCTGTGAGGGTGGCATTGAAGTACAAGCAGGCGTTGGCGCCAGCGAAGAAAGTGCTGGCCACCGCCAGGAGAGTTGCAGAGGCGGAACGCATTGTTGCTGTGGTTCGTGCGCGAGATTGCTGTTCTGGCCTGGTCGTGGTATACCGTAAGTAAGACGAAGAGTTTGAGCGAAAGTTTTGAGTTTGTGCTTTGTAAatgtatagtagaatagcagaACACAGCCTCCTCTGACGTGCAGGAAGAACGGCTTCTGTCGGTTTCGAAACACGTATTTAATCTTCTGCTTGTAGGGACGATCTGACATAACCTGGTTACCGTGCTCTCCGTACAAGGGATATGCTTCGCCCGGAATTGGCGCAGGCAGGGGGTCATTTCTTAGAGCACCACGCCGCCGCGAACGATCGCTGTCATTCGACCATCGACGTTCGTGCACATGCTCTTGTCCAAAAGGCTCTTCTGCGGAAGTCGGTATGGCCGAAGGTATAAAGAGACGAAGCCATGCTTTGCACCGATCATGGTCGTGTATGCTGTCGAACGATACCGCAGTAGTAAGTTTCGTTATGCTATTGCATACTCATCACTATCAAACCAGTACGCGCCCAAACCGTGGACTTTTTTGTGAGAGCTCGAGAAAGTGAGTGTAGTCCGACGGGCCTCTTGGCGGAAGGTGGTTGATATCGCCGCCGGGAGTCATGGAGCTTTTCAGTCTAGATTGGGGCGCAATGGaggtcgtcgctgctgcggctggcATCCACCTTGGTGAAAGACTTACGAACATCCCGCCATCCACGCGGCCGTGAACATTCGTGATCGTCCTTGGCGCTAGGGATGGTAAGGTTCTTGATCAGTCAATGTTGCTTTACTTGGAATCTGTCCAGGTGCTGACTGAAACTGCCGACCAGGTTGTTGCCATCGCGGCTGATTGGACGGGCAACAGTACACCCGCCAGGCATCAACTCAGGCCAACACCAATGCATGACTTCTGACGAGAGGGCTCTGTGAAGCGATACCACTTCCCCGTTGTTCGATGTGTTGATGAATAGCAAAGAGGAGCAAGAACGACGCCAAGCTTGCCAGCTTTGCAGCTCAGCAGCCCTCCGCAACCTCTGGCCAAGCGGGCCTTTTTCGGCCGGCCAGCTGCACGCCCTACACGATACACGGGCAAGCTACatgtatatagctcgagattTGCTTCCAGCCATATTGTAACCTCATCCAAGACCTGATCGTATCAAGCCTCACCATGTCCGCAAACAAGAAAGTCATCCTCACCGAAAACGCTCCCCCGCCACTTCCTGGCGTCCTGAGCCAAGCAATCGTCGCCAATGGCACAGTCTACTGCTCTGGTTCAGTAGCCGTGGACCCAGCCACCGGCAAGCTTATCGAAGGCTCTGTGGCAGACCGTACCCACCAGTGTATCAAGAATTTGACAGCAGTTTTGGAAGCCGCAGGGACGAATATCGAGAACGTGGTGAAAGTCAATGTCTTCCTCGATGACATGGCGAACTTCTCCGCCATGAATGAGGTTAGTGATCAGCCGTCAGTCTACGTGATAAGCGAATTTTGATGTAGTCTCCAGGTTTACAAGCAATATTGGGGCGAGAACAAGCCTTGCCGAACATGTGTGGCAGCGAAACAGCTTCCACTGGGCACGGATGTGGAGATTGAATGTATTGCAGTGCTGCCGTAAGTATGTGGTGTCGTTCATCTGCTATGGAAAGTAGCTTTGAGCTCGAACTGACCCATTGTTACAGAGGAAACTCGAAGCTATAAAAATGTCTGCCCATAAATGCCATTCATGCCGTAGACTCAATAAAAGTGAAAAATCAGTATCGTCCAGACATGAACACATTTTCATCCAGATTTTCCCATCGACGCCGCGCTATGTTAACAAAACAAAACAGAATCAGGAGTGATATGTGGTCGGTGGAGGATGTTTCGCAGGGTCGTTGTAGTATATCATCCCACTCGACAAATGTCTGCTTTTGGAACGTTTGTGTATATGAGGCTTCCAAGACTTCGAGTTTGACTTTGACGGAGTATTcccagatgaagaggagggtCTGCCAGACGAGCTGCTTGGTCTAGAGCTCACTGGCGAGATcttgtccttgatcttgcgTAAGATGCTAGGAGACTTTTCTTGAAGGGAAACGATCCTTCGGTCAGCGTATGCAGCTTGTTGTGATTCTGCCACGGAAGGCTCATAGCCCAGCGAGTGGTTGATCCTGGAATCGGCTCTGCTCTGAGGTCTGCCTCGTGGGGTGCGCGGAATGTTTGGTTCGGGAGAGGCGTCCGAGACAACTCTTGGCGGAGCGAAGAAGTCAGCGGCCTCCTTGGTGCGCATCAGGAAATGTTGAGGCACGGGAGGGTGCTTGTTCGAGCCGCGTCGAGCTTTCATCGGCTGTGAAGTCGCTTCTGGAGAATCCCTACTGCCAGGGAAGAATTCTCGTGGCCTTGAACTCGATCGAGGGAGAGATTGCTCGGTACGAGGACTACTCGTGCGTTCACGCGTTCTTGGCCTCGCCCGGTCGACTTCCAAATCTTTGAACGGCAGATGGGGCGAACTCTGACTTTGCATGCTCGCATGACCACTGAGGATTGGCACATCGTCGCTCTTTCTGGCTGCACGTGGCGCGCCAATATTGCTCTTACGCTCGGCAAACAGCTGTTCGGACTTGTTCGTGATGTCTCCGTATGCAGCTTCGAATTTCGATGGATCCATAGaaagatctccttccagCCGTGACCTAGTATTCAAGAGTACGGAAACGCGCCGATCGTAGTCTCGCGTGATGTTCTGGAACTCCTCAGCGTGCTTCAGAGCTATTTGAGATTTGCGTTTTGTGATGCGTTTGTTGTAATCGTCGACCAGCTTTTGTTCAGCTGTACGAAGCGCGACAGCAGTATCCATAGGCAGGCTGGTCAGCATTGCCGAGCGTTCGGCCGGGTCTTGAAAGTCTGCGCCGTATTTCGCAATAAGTTTCTTGCGGTCTTTCACGAACTGAGCGTGCTGTTCGGAGCTGATGATTTGCTCCATTGTGTCCTTGTCCTTCGCGAGAGCTGCGACTTTGGCGTTGTAATCTGCCTGCAGTTCGTCTTTGGCTCGTTGAAGTCCACTAACATGCTCATCGATCTTACGTGCGAACAAGGCCTCGTTGGCGCTGATCACACTGCCAAGCTCCGACAACTCTGCTCGGGCATTATCGAGATAGTCTTCGAAAGAACGCGATTGCCATGCTGCCTCAACGTCCGCGCGAGCTTGTCTGACGCCTGGACTTAAAGGTGTCATGGGCCTTGACGAGCTCGTGTTGCGGCGTGCGGCTTTGATCGGCGTGAATGAAGCCATGTCTGCTTTGGGCTCGACGGGCATGTCCTCAGTCTGCACCAAGGCGTTTGAAGAGCTTCGTGAACTTTCTCTCGGCCTAGAACGTTGTTGCAGGAGCATCTCCAGCTCCTTGACCAGAAATTCATTCTGCCGTGAAACTTCGTTCTTTTCCTCCTGCCTTTTCTTGAGCATTGCTTGCATGGTCGAACGTTCTTCTTCAAGCGTGTTGACTTGTGCAACCAATTCCGCAACTTCTTCGCGAATCGCGACTGACGCTCGAGGCGTGGCAGACCCCCCAGAGTGCTTACGCTGCAATTCACGCAGCGATGACTGGACCTGCTCTAGTTGCGTAGTCAGATCGTCCTTCTCGCTGACAAGAGCTGCGATCTGTGCCTCGTTGCCAGATTTGGCGTCTGCAATGCGCTTATCAGCAGTCACGAGCTGTTGAcggagagcagcaagagatCGCTCGGCCTCAGCCTGGCCAGTCATGGTAGCATCAAGTCTGGCCTGCAAAGCCTCGACTTCAGCTTTGTATGCTGCTTCTCGAGACGCTCCCTCAGTCTCTCGCTGCAGACGCGTACGTGCTTCAAAATCGGCGAAACTAGCACGATGTTGCTCCGTGAGGCGTGCCATTTCTGTTCGCTGAGCTTCCAAGGTGCGAGCGCGCTCCTGTGTCAGAGCATCTTCGTGCGAGGCGAGAAGTGAATTACGGTCGCGTTCAGCGGCTTCCTTCGCCTCGTTCAACGCCAGCTCCAGATCCTTACGGTGAACACGCTCCAACTCCTGAAGCTGTGTTCCTGACGCCTTCTCAGCTGCTTGACGAATATGTGACATTGCGTCTTGGTGACGCTTTTTGAGATTCCGGACTTCAGCCTGACTGCCAGACCGCGCCTTTTGGACTGCAGTTTCAAGAGCGGTCTTGTGTTGCTcctcagcagctgcagcctgcTCGTCAGCCTCACGGCGAGCGTCAGCGATTGCTTTTGATATTGCGTCGGCATGTAGTTGGtctaactccttaagctTTGAAGCAGCGGATGCATCGTTGTTGGAAAGCAGCTCCGTCAAAGACTGTGCGTGTTCAGCCTGCAGTTCCTTCAATTTGTTGGCCCACGTGCTGTCGTGCTCTGCAATAGCTCTGGTGTGGCTGGTCTTTGCTTCATCAAGCTGCACCTTGAGCGTCGCCTGCAGTTCATCAACAGACTTGCGGTGCATATTTCTCGTAGCATCGAGTTCTCCCTCAAGTGCAAGTCTGACACTCGCAAGCGCTTGTTCGTGCTCACTCCGAAGTCGTTCAAGCTCGTGCTGTGCCTCTGAAAGTGCTTTGTCGTGCTCGAATTTCATCGTCGTGATTTCAACTTGggcctttgctgctgcttctgccaaTCTTGCCTCGAGTGTTGATCCGCCTTCAGCTCTCGCAATCGCCAGTGCTTTCATGTTGTCGTGACGCATCCTCTCGATGTCGTCTGCCGCAGCCTTCTTGCTCGCCTCAAATTCCTGCTCACGCTTACTCTGTCGTTCTGTAAGGGTTAAACGCAGATCGTCCAATCGTTGTTGATGCTGGCTGGCCAGTATCTTGAGCTGCTGATCATGTCCAGTTTGCAATTGGTGAAGAGCCTCTCTGTGCATGGACTCTGCAGCTGCCTGCGCCTGACTGTGCTCACTACGAAGGTCCTCCAATTGTGACTCGCCTTTTTGACGCGTCTCTGCCAGCTCGGCATGATGGTCCATTTCGCGATCACGGTCCGATTTGTTTGATCGTTCATGCAGTCTAGCCAATTCTTCCTCGTGTTCCTGAGTAAGCTTTGTAATCGCAGCTTTGTGGTCACGTTCCACAGATTCCTGCGTCGCGGTcttgatggcatcgatgtGCGCGGAATGTTCAGACTTGATCGTCCCAATCGCTTCACTGTGCTCCGCCTGAAGTTGAACTAGTTTTGCATCGTGGGCAGCGACTGTCTGCTGATGCCGGGCGGCCTCATCACTCAGACTAGCGTTGATAGCTTCCAGTTCAGCGCTGTGCTTGGTTTTCAAGTCCTCGAGGAGAGCATCATGGGCTGCTTGTGCCTTGCCTACGCGCGACAATgcgtcttcgacttcttggcGCAATTGGTCCTTCTCCGTTGCACTCTTTGTTTGGAGATCCTCGATTTCGGCAGCCCATTTGAGTCGAGCCTGCTGCAGTTCTTCAGCGTGGGCATCACGAATCTGTTGTGTCAATTTCTCGTGTTCGGCAACCAGGTCACGTTTCACGCCCTCGCCGTGCTCACGACTTGCATTGATGGCCGACAAGTGCTCGGACCTCAGCCGGCTAAGATCTTCCTCCAGATCGCGCACGATCTTGTCCTTAGCGTGCTGATGTGCATGGTGCTGGGCCTCAAGCCTGGTCAGTTCATCGCCATGCTCCGCACGCGCTTTCGCCAGGGCTTCTTCGTGAGCGCGAGCAAGCTCTTCCTTCAGATCGTTCACGTCTCTCTCCTTAGCTTGCTGTTGAGCGTGATGCTGAGCTCTCAGGGCCTGAAGTTCTTTGCTGTATTCCGCGCGTAGTTCCGCCAGGGCTCCTTCATGGGTCGCAGCAGTACCTGTCGAGTGAGACGTTGCCTCCTCGAGTTTTCCCCGCAATTTTGCTTCTGCCTCCTCGTGCCTGGCCCGTGCTTCCTGTCGGTCCTGCTCGTGTTCAGCGACTAAGTCCGCCAGCGCCTTGCCATGCTCCGTGGTCTTGCACTCGAGTGCGGCTACGTGCACGTCTTTTAGACTTGCTATTGTCCTCTGGTGGTCTTCCTCGAGCTTTGATACTTTCTGTTCCGCTGCGGTCGAAGCAGCACTAGTTGCCTCAGTATGCTTCGCCACCAGCTGTCGTACTTCGGCCTCATGTTCAGATTTGATCGAGATCAAAGTCTGCTCGTGAGCTGTCTGTTTCTCTTGCAGTTGTCGTTGCAATTCAGAAATTTGTTGCTGGGTCCTCGTCCTTTCTTGCTGCATCGTCTCAGCATGCGAGGCCTCGGTATCAGTGAGACGTTTCCGACTGGCTTGTTCGATCTCGCCTTTTTGCTGCTGTAAGACTTCGAGCGCATTACGCAAGGACGATGCCTCCTCCAGCGAATCATCACGTTTCTTGCgtagttcttctaagctattCTTGACCTCGTCCAACCCAGCGCTTTTGGTTCTAAGCTGTTCGGCGTGAGCAGCTCTGGCACCTTTCAGCTCCACCTGAGCTTCTTTCTGCGCTGATTCGCGTTCGGTGCGCAGGCTAGTGAGGAGGTTCTGGGCATGTTCTTTGCGAAGCTGATCCATTTGATTCGAATACTCATCCTTGAGCTCTGCACTCTCGTAAGCGTGCTGATCTTCACTTTCCTTGAGTCTGGCAGCCCCTTCGTTACGGACGCGCTCGAGTTCCACCTCATGCGTGGCTCTGAGCTCGTCAGCGGTCTTCGTGGCCTCTTTGTACTTGAGACCAAGGTCGACAGCATGTTTTGTGGCCGTTTCGTGCTT encodes:
- a CDS encoding uncharacterized protein (BUSCO:EOG09264OXC) codes for the protein MNRLFGAKNTAPKPSLNDAIGKVDTRIESIDVKLARLNAELGTYQKRLSTMRDGPGKNAIKQKAIKILQQRKMYESQKDQLQQQSWNMEQAGMMQDNLKNTMATVDAMKTTQKELKKQYGKINIDKIEKLQDEMADLMDMGNDIQESISRSYDVPEDVDEAELDAELEALGEDVEFGETYGESEMPGFLTESAPPTFIDEAPEQKEKQAAT